A single region of the Blastopirellula marina genome encodes:
- a CDS encoding twin-arginine translocation signal domain-containing protein, with translation MTLQNRRQFLQTSAAAATVAATPLFLNATDKSGTKPLRVGSGEYVYECQHGWGELPSSIQWGATHDVAIDAEGLIYITHQSPAKGPMDAIVVFDADGKFVRSFGKEFHGGGHGLDLRNENGQEFLYLCDVKNRQVAKLDTAGEIVWTKGFPVESGKYEGAGKYSPTNVALSPDGGFYIGDGYGSSYVHQFDANANWVRSFGGRGSKPGELNCPHGLYVDTRPGREVSLCVTDRANNRLQYFTLDGKHLSYVDNLVYPSSLDIQGEVMLVGELDSRLTLLDKENNVLTYLDDDAEWRKTVNANGRKVRQNRDQWIAGKFVHPHGATFDADGNIYLAEWVVGGRVSLLKKVG, from the coding sequence ATGACGCTTCAAAATCGACGACAGTTCCTCCAGACGTCTGCCGCTGCTGCTACGGTCGCGGCGACTCCCCTCTTTCTGAACGCGACTGACAAATCGGGCACCAAGCCGCTGCGTGTCGGTTCGGGCGAGTATGTTTACGAGTGCCAGCACGGCTGGGGCGAGCTGCCCAGCAGCATCCAATGGGGCGCGACGCACGACGTGGCGATCGACGCGGAGGGCCTGATTTACATCACGCACCAAAGCCCCGCCAAGGGACCAATGGACGCGATCGTGGTGTTCGATGCCGACGGCAAGTTTGTCCGCTCGTTCGGCAAAGAGTTCCACGGCGGCGGCCATGGTTTGGATCTGCGAAATGAAAACGGGCAAGAGTTTCTGTACCTGTGCGATGTGAAGAACCGCCAGGTGGCCAAGCTCGATACGGCCGGCGAAATCGTCTGGACCAAGGGCTTTCCTGTGGAGTCAGGCAAGTACGAAGGTGCTGGGAAGTACAGCCCAACGAACGTCGCCCTTTCGCCGGATGGTGGCTTTTACATTGGCGACGGGTATGGTTCGAGCTATGTGCATCAGTTCGATGCCAACGCGAACTGGGTTCGTAGCTTCGGCGGCCGTGGTAGCAAGCCGGGCGAGCTCAACTGTCCGCACGGGCTGTATGTCGACACGCGTCCTGGTCGCGAGGTTTCGCTGTGCGTGACCGACCGCGCGAACAACCGTCTGCAGTACTTCACGCTCGACGGCAAGCACCTGAGCTACGTCGACAACCTGGTTTATCCATCGTCGCTCGACATTCAGGGCGAAGTGATGCTGGTGGGCGAACTGGACTCGCGTCTGACACTGCTCGACAAAGAGAACAACGTGCTGACCTACCTGGACGACGATGCCGAGTGGCGTAAGACGGTCAACGCCAACGGCCGCAAGGTTCGTCAGAATCGCGACCAGTGGATCGCCGGTAAGTTCGTCCACCCCCACGGCGCGACGTTCGATGCCGACGGCAATATCTACCTGGCCGAATGGGTCGTCGGCGGACGCGTTTCGCTGCTGAAGAAGGTCGGCTAA